In a single window of the Ruminococcus albus 7 = DSM 20455 genome:
- a CDS encoding ATP-dependent nuclease, translated as MIISELKVYNFRRFQSVDGAPGLQITFHKGLNALIGENDSGKTAVIDALKLVLLTQSNEYIKPVDEDFYRSADGNACSEFKIDCTLSEFTQNEAKNFIEYLNFKKDGDKVEYTLQLHYRAWKDGHRIYQELRVGDIDDGISIDGKARELLKAVYLKPLRDAEREMSSGRGSRISQILLNHPVFKDKKEHAVLDIFQDANKKIEEYFTDDADGKHILQAIRDNLASFNDQGQASNAELKTSDIQLKAILESLSLNAPEINPGLGELNLLFIAAELLLLKDDTDGGLKLALIEELEAHLHPQAQLRLINYLQNEYNENDVQIIISTHSPILASKINLKNLILMKSGCGYDLAEGKTGLQKGDYLFLQRFLDSTKANLFFAKGIIMVEGDAENILIPVIADIIGYPLGQHRTNDL; from the coding sequence ATGATTATATCTGAGTTAAAGGTGTATAATTTTCGTCGTTTCCAATCCGTGGATGGAGCACCTGGTCTGCAAATCACCTTTCATAAGGGGCTAAATGCGCTGATTGGTGAGAATGATTCCGGAAAAACGGCTGTGATTGATGCGTTAAAATTAGTTTTGCTAACGCAAAGTAATGAATATATCAAGCCAGTAGATGAAGATTTTTATAGATCAGCCGATGGAAATGCGTGTTCTGAATTCAAAATCGATTGTACGCTTTCTGAATTCACGCAGAATGAAGCCAAAAACTTCATCGAATATTTAAACTTCAAAAAAGATGGAGATAAGGTCGAATATACACTTCAACTTCATTATCGTGCATGGAAAGACGGACACAGAATTTATCAAGAATTGCGCGTAGGTGATATAGATGATGGTATTTCTATTGACGGAAAAGCAAGAGAGTTATTGAAAGCAGTTTATTTGAAACCACTTCGTGATGCAGAACGCGAAATGAGTTCTGGACGTGGTTCCAGAATTTCGCAAATACTGCTTAATCATCCCGTTTTCAAAGATAAGAAGGAACACGCAGTTCTTGACATTTTTCAAGACGCAAACAAAAAAATTGAGGAGTATTTTACTGATGATGCCGATGGAAAACATATTCTTCAAGCGATTCGAGACAACTTAGCGTCTTTTAATGATCAAGGTCAGGCAAGCAATGCAGAATTGAAAACATCCGATATTCAGCTCAAAGCTATCCTGGAATCACTGTCATTGAATGCCCCTGAGATTAACCCGGGATTAGGAGAATTAAATCTGTTGTTCATTGCAGCAGAACTATTACTTCTTAAAGATGACACTGACGGTGGATTGAAACTGGCTCTGATCGAAGAATTGGAAGCTCATTTACACCCGCAAGCGCAACTTAGGTTGATTAACTATCTTCAGAACGAGTATAACGAAAATGATGTCCAAATTATAATATCTACACACAGTCCGATTTTGGCATCAAAAATCAATTTAAAAAACTTAATCTTAATGAAAAGCGGTTGTGGGTACGATTTGGCTGAGGGAAAAACAGGTTTGCAAAAAGGTGATTACCTATTTCTTCAACGTTTTCTTGATTCAACAAAAGCCAATCTGTTTTTTGCAAAGGGTATCATAATGGTCGAAGGTGATGCGGAAAACATATTAATTCCTGTAATCGCTGATATAATTGGATATCCCTTAGGGCAACACCGCACAAATGACCTCTAA
- a CDS encoding type ISP restriction/modification enzyme, producing the protein MDIRNIKSIDDLIIYFTEELNWNIDLDDFDEIDDITYDFDASDIGLKEEAFAKISSLRQLQPLCDEQKWGIFCVEFDSNKFEVSALRKILSGLIPKRRNAAEHAVWSQKDLLFLCFWGTDNNRTIGIAHFEDKDAGLPQIKMISCAPAVEDFTQIRTFEERISHLSWVKDVTDTQAWYDQWSAAFVTAYHQVIRDSASLTVKLAAEAQAIRDRILDIYAVETHDGYVHKLFKDFKDNLIHDMTKQQFADMYAQTVVYGLFSARCMDKTQDSFNVKEAIACIPNTNPFLKRLMEECLGEGSERHLTFDELEVANVVEILTHTNTDLILADFNRQTGGGREDPVIHFYEEFLTAYDKAQKVQRGVYYTPQPVVNFIVRAVDSILKTEFGLADGLASEETKTVKYMREKIRGQGMTEDTKEVPAVQILDPATGTGTFLRQTILQIYDNFRAKHKGESEEQIRKAWNEYVPKHLLPRLNGFELMMAPYAVAHMKLAMVLKDTGYDFGGDHRLNVFLTNSLEEAGKDDFQMTLFDNDPLAFESIEANQAKKNNGINVIIGNPPYSGESANKGKWIMDLMEDYKKEPGGRIKLQEQNYKWINDDYVKFLRYAQLFIEKSGYGIMAYICPHGYIDNPTFRGMRWNLLQTYNKLFVLNLHGNAKKKEVAPDGSKDENVFDIQQGVSILILVKSYSNSYKEPIIRYYDYYGSRQDKYTMLNSSALAEIKWNLTPIVAPNYPFFYMDNPIQKKYSDGVSVRDLFVLGTLGVLTKRDSLVVDYTENELIEKIKYFADPDNELNSVCNYFGIPIKDNDKWNALSARMSLQKCDVKDYISEILYRPFDFRKILYYDNVLARPNTKVFSHINNKNNYSLIICRQGGAANLNYWDTVFVSNIISDQNIYRRGGGTVLPLYLYYPEYGRSTININEELARQLLKPIEIIYSDGMALQLFDYIYAVLYSPKYRDKYKEFLKIDFPRVPYPTDQETFWKLVEIGGKLRKCHLMQTEFDTAAYSFVGDGTNEVVKPEYKNGRVYISKTQYFDNVPQAQWEQYIGGYQPLQKWLKDRKKTTLSAEDIEHYKKIIAALRLTEELMAEIDQVVEF; encoded by the coding sequence ATGGATATCAGAAATATAAAGAGCATAGATGATCTTATCATATACTTTACCGAGGAACTGAACTGGAACATCGACCTTGATGATTTTGATGAGATCGACGATATTACATACGATTTCGATGCATCGGACATCGGACTGAAAGAAGAGGCATTTGCTAAGATTTCATCATTACGGCAGTTACAGCCACTCTGCGATGAGCAGAAATGGGGCATCTTCTGCGTAGAGTTCGACAGCAACAAGTTTGAAGTGTCAGCACTCCGCAAGATACTGTCAGGACTTATCCCCAAGAGAAGAAATGCCGCTGAACACGCTGTATGGTCGCAGAAAGACCTTCTGTTCCTTTGTTTCTGGGGGACGGATAATAACCGAACCATCGGTATCGCACATTTTGAGGATAAGGATGCAGGACTTCCGCAAATAAAAATGATCTCCTGTGCGCCTGCGGTTGAGGACTTCACACAGATACGCACTTTTGAGGAACGTATTAGTCACCTGTCATGGGTGAAAGATGTTACTGACACACAGGCATGGTACGATCAGTGGTCGGCGGCATTTGTAACGGCATATCATCAGGTTATCAGGGACTCTGCTTCGCTTACGGTCAAGCTGGCGGCTGAGGCTCAGGCTATCCGTGACCGTATTCTCGACATATATGCTGTTGAAACGCATGACGGATATGTGCATAAGCTGTTCAAGGATTTTAAGGATAACCTTATTCACGATATGACAAAGCAGCAGTTTGCAGATATGTACGCTCAGACCGTTGTTTACGGCTTATTCTCGGCAAGATGCATGGACAAGACGCAGGATAGCTTCAATGTGAAAGAAGCGATCGCCTGCATTCCGAACACCAACCCGTTCCTGAAAAGGCTCATGGAGGAATGTCTGGGCGAGGGCAGTGAGCGTCACCTGACCTTTGACGAACTGGAAGTTGCGAATGTTGTTGAAATACTCACGCACACGAACACCGACCTGATACTTGCCGATTTCAACCGTCAGACGGGCGGCGGCCGTGAAGACCCTGTTATTCATTTCTATGAGGAATTCCTGACCGCATATGACAAGGCACAGAAGGTGCAGAGGGGTGTTTACTATACGCCACAGCCTGTTGTCAATTTCATTGTCAGAGCAGTTGACAGTATTCTGAAAACGGAGTTCGGGCTTGCGGACGGTCTGGCATCGGAAGAAACCAAGACTGTGAAGTATATGCGTGAAAAGATCAGAGGTCAGGGCATGACCGAGGACACAAAGGAAGTACCTGCTGTTCAGATACTCGATCCCGCAACAGGAACGGGAACATTCCTGCGTCAGACCATTCTGCAAATATATGATAATTTCAGAGCCAAGCACAAGGGCGAGAGCGAGGAGCAGATCAGAAAGGCATGGAATGAGTATGTCCCGAAGCACCTGCTGCCCCGTCTGAATGGCTTTGAGCTGATGATGGCTCCCTATGCCGTAGCTCACATGAAGCTCGCTATGGTGCTGAAAGATACAGGCTATGATTTCGGCGGCGATCACCGACTGAATGTGTTCCTGACCAATTCGCTGGAAGAAGCAGGCAAGGACGATTTTCAGATGACGCTGTTTGACAATGATCCGCTGGCGTTTGAGTCCATTGAGGCGAATCAGGCGAAGAAGAATAACGGAATTAATGTGATTATTGGTAATCCGCCGTATTCCGGAGAAAGTGCCAATAAAGGCAAATGGATAATGGATTTAATGGAAGATTACAAGAAAGAGCCTGGCGGAAGAATAAAACTACAAGAACAAAACTATAAGTGGATTAATGATGATTATGTAAAATTTTTAAGATATGCTCAGCTGTTTATAGAAAAGTCAGGATACGGAATAATGGCATATATATGTCCGCACGGATATATCGATAATCCAACTTTCCGAGGAATGCGATGGAATCTATTGCAAACATATAACAAACTATTTGTTTTGAATTTACATGGCAATGCCAAAAAAAAGGAGGTAGCTCCAGACGGAAGTAAAGATGAGAATGTTTTTGATATTCAACAAGGCGTTTCAATTCTAATTTTAGTGAAATCGTATTCTAATAGTTATAAAGAACCAATTATAAGATACTATGATTATTATGGAAGCAGACAAGATAAATATACAATGTTAAATAGTTCCGCCTTAGCTGAAATCAAATGGAACTTGACTCCTATTGTAGCACCAAACTATCCTTTCTTCTATATGGATAATCCAATACAGAAAAAGTATTCTGATGGGGTATCAGTTAGAGATTTGTTCGTTTTAGGCACATTGGGCGTTCTTACTAAAAGAGATTCTCTTGTTGTAGATTATACCGAAAACGAATTAATTGAAAAAATCAAATATTTTGCTGATCCTGATAATGAGTTAAATTCAGTCTGCAATTATTTCGGGATACCAATAAAAGACAATGATAAATGGAATGCATTATCAGCACGTATGTCTTTACAAAAATGTGATGTAAAAGATTATATATCTGAAATCCTTTACCGTCCGTTTGATTTTCGTAAAATATTATATTATGATAACGTCTTAGCTCGTCCGAATACAAAAGTGTTTTCTCATATAAATAATAAGAATAACTATAGTTTAATAATATGTAGACAAGGAGGGGCTGCAAATCTAAATTATTGGGACACTGTTTTTGTTTCTAATATTATAAGTGATCAGAATATTTATCGGAGAGGTGGAGGTACTGTGCTTCCTTTGTATTTATATTACCCAGAATATGGTCGCAGTACAATCAATATTAATGAAGAGTTAGCTCGTCAATTATTGAAACCTATTGAAATTATTTATTCCGACGGAATGGCTTTACAACTGTTCGACTATATCTATGCGGTTCTTTACTCTCCGAAATATCGTGATAAATACAAGGAGTTCCTGAAAATCGACTTTCCTCGTGTACCGTATCCGACAGATCAGGAAACCTTCTGGAAACTGGTAGAGATTGGCGGCAAGCTGAGAAAATGCCACCTGATGCAGACCGAGTTCGATACCGCAGCTTACAGCTTTGTCGGTGACGGCACTAACGAAGTCGTAAAGCCCGAATACAAGAACGGCAGGGTGTACATCAGCAAAACACAGTATTTCGATAATGTTCCGCAGGCACAGTGGGAGCAGTACATAGGCGGCTATCAGCCGTTGCAGAAGTGGCTCAAAGACCGCAAGAAGACTACGCTCTCCGCTGAGGACATCGAGCATTACAAGAAGATCATTGCAGCTCTCAGGCTCACCGAGGAGCTTATGGCGGAGATTGATCAGGTCGTGGAATTCTGA
- a CDS encoding helicase-related protein — MAHDTLYIVDNSSEKASVKNYLSEWCSISKQMDIATGYFEIGGLLTLGEDWQKLDKIRIILGNEVTKRTKDVIEEVAQTMIERFRNSMEREQEKNEFLIGVPAIIKAMKSGKIECRVYDSNKFHAKAYITYFRDEYRDQFISAMNVPSGYALVGSSNFTKAGLTQNIELNVQVKDEVEQLQKWFDEHWQNGTDITEAVLKVMEMHCREFSPYDVYLRSMYEYFKSHEETVSEWEENESVVYKGLSQYQKDGYNSLIQIAERYSGAFLCDGVGLGKTFVGMMLIERFVKKERKNVVLIVPASARVSVWEVTIKRLIPEILEGFYPFKIINHTDLLLDKNQNLMNQIAQQAEIIIIDEAHHFRNRSSNRYRKLFDMMQTGCKKQMFMLTATPINNSFLDLQHLIELFTHRQEDYFSAAPLGIHSLSGHFKKMEKQLDQVSGTAISDSFDISGDIIRADKLVTELVVQRSRAYVKRSLLTEQGNNVLFSERKPPTVANYSLEKSYGRLIKDFKESFDRKDKNGKTITILSLAIYSPYSDDYFIGDKSKMDEMVTGRQQQVVNLIRILLLKRFESSIEAFKETCIKIYIRLNKFLNDYKDTDASSKRRVERKQAEQEDILRYAEEYAALNQTSIEDIEDSLPDYVWNTQEVFDVNDFDINALLVDTMMDMDTLSKFIEDMMEFKPENDDKIRKLKHILHEDSRIQNKKVIIFTEYKATAQYIYRELQKAGFTDLYEIDGQTSGDRHEMIQRFAPYYNGCSSAEVTDEIKILIATDVLAEGLNLQDASCLINYELHWNPVRLMQRIGRIDRRRDADTEAHLLADHPELKADRDFAYYWNFLPPKELEDLLSLYKTVSKKTLRISKTFGIEGEKLLTPDDEYEALKEFNSHYEGSTSAEEEIALAYQQLLADNPDYLEQVKELPRKMYSGKMASTRKGYFFCYELPTKRADGSWSDGDGIYRWYVVDPESKQVTEDLHEIWTAIKCERDESRAFNANEGQFSEIRKVIENYIKKNYLKAIQAPMGKKAKLVTWLQMI; from the coding sequence ATGGCACACGATACTTTATATATAGTTGACAACAGCAGCGAAAAGGCTTCTGTAAAGAATTATCTTTCCGAATGGTGTTCGATTTCCAAGCAGATGGATATTGCAACAGGATACTTCGAGATCGGCGGTCTGCTCACTTTAGGGGAAGATTGGCAGAAGCTCGACAAGATACGCATTATCCTCGGCAACGAAGTAACTAAGCGCACCAAAGATGTCATAGAAGAAGTAGCACAGACTATGATTGAGCGTTTCCGTAACAGTATGGAGCGTGAGCAGGAAAAGAATGAATTCCTTATTGGCGTTCCGGCTATCATAAAGGCTATGAAGTCCGGCAAGATCGAGTGCCGTGTATATGACAGCAATAAATTTCACGCTAAAGCATATATCACATATTTCCGTGACGAATACAGAGATCAGTTTATCTCCGCTATGAATGTTCCTTCGGGATATGCCCTGGTCGGATCAAGCAACTTTACAAAGGCGGGACTGACGCAGAATATCGAGCTGAATGTTCAGGTAAAAGATGAAGTTGAACAGCTTCAGAAGTGGTTTGATGAGCATTGGCAGAACGGCACGGATATTACCGAGGCTGTGTTAAAGGTCATGGAGATGCACTGCCGTGAGTTCAGTCCTTATGATGTTTATCTACGCTCAATGTATGAGTATTTCAAGAGCCATGAGGAAACAGTATCTGAATGGGAAGAAAACGAATCGGTCGTATACAAAGGCTTGTCGCAGTATCAGAAGGACGGCTATAACAGCCTTATCCAGATAGCAGAGCGTTATTCAGGTGCTTTTCTTTGTGATGGTGTAGGTTTGGGCAAGACCTTTGTCGGCATGATGCTGATAGAGCGTTTCGTAAAGAAGGAGCGTAAAAATGTCGTACTGATCGTTCCTGCATCTGCAAGGGTATCCGTATGGGAAGTAACTATAAAACGCCTTATCCCTGAGATATTAGAGGGCTTCTACCCGTTCAAGATCATCAATCATACCGACCTGCTGCTTGATAAAAATCAGAATCTAATGAATCAGATCGCACAGCAGGCGGAAATTATTATCATAGATGAAGCACATCATTTCCGCAACCGTTCCTCCAACAGATACAGAAAGCTGTTTGATATGATGCAGACAGGCTGTAAAAAGCAGATGTTTATGCTGACAGCCACACCGATCAATAACAGTTTCCTTGATTTACAGCATCTTATTGAGTTGTTCACTCATAGGCAGGAAGATTATTTCTCCGCTGCTCCGTTGGGTATCCATAGTCTTTCAGGTCATTTCAAAAAAATGGAGAAGCAGCTTGATCAGGTTTCGGGTACAGCCATCAGCGATTCTTTTGATATATCCGGTGATATTATCCGCGCAGACAAACTTGTGACGGAGCTTGTTGTACAGCGCAGTCGTGCCTACGTTAAGCGGAGTCTGCTGACTGAGCAAGGTAATAATGTCCTTTTCTCCGAGAGAAAACCGCCGACAGTTGCGAACTACTCCCTCGAAAAGTCATACGGCAGACTGATAAAGGACTTCAAGGAGTCTTTTGACCGCAAGGACAAGAACGGAAAAACGATAACGATCCTGTCCCTTGCCATTTATTCGCCGTACAGCGATGATTATTTCATCGGGGACAAGTCCAAGATGGACGAAATGGTAACAGGTCGTCAACAGCAGGTAGTAAATCTTATCCGCATCTTGCTCCTGAAACGCTTTGAAAGTTCTATCGAAGCATTCAAGGAGACTTGTATCAAAATATATATCCGTCTGAACAAATTCCTCAACGACTACAAGGATACTGATGCGAGCAGTAAGCGACGTGTTGAGAGAAAACAGGCTGAACAAGAAGATATTCTACGGTACGCCGAGGAATATGCAGCTTTGAATCAGACCTCTATCGAAGATATTGAGGACAGCCTGCCCGATTATGTGTGGAATACACAGGAAGTCTTTGATGTCAATGATTTCGATATCAATGCTCTGCTTGTTGATACCATGATGGATATGGACACACTTTCTAAGTTCATCGAAGATATGATGGAGTTCAAGCCCGAAAACGACGATAAGATACGGAAATTAAAGCATATCCTGCACGAAGATTCACGCATTCAGAACAAGAAAGTTATCATTTTCACGGAATACAAGGCGACAGCGCAGTATATCTATCGTGAACTGCAAAAGGCAGGTTTTACCGATCTTTATGAGATCGACGGGCAGACTTCCGGTGACCGCCATGAGATGATACAGCGTTTCGCTCCTTATTATAACGGATGTTCGTCGGCGGAAGTAACGGACGAGATAAAGATACTTATCGCAACAGATGTACTTGCAGAAGGCTTGAACTTGCAGGACGCATCGTGCCTTATTAATTATGAGCTTCACTGGAACCCTGTTCGCCTTATGCAGAGAATAGGTCGTATAGACCGACGCCGTGATGCCGATACCGAAGCCCATCTGCTTGCAGATCACCCAGAACTGAAAGCAGATCGTGATTTTGCGTATTATTGGAACTTCCTGCCGCCAAAGGAATTGGAAGATCTTTTGTCACTGTATAAGACCGTATCAAAGAAAACGCTCCGTATTTCCAAGACATTCGGCATTGAGGGAGAAAAGCTCCTCACTCCTGATGACGAATACGAAGCACTGAAAGAATTCAATTCACATTATGAGGGCAGTACTTCCGCAGAGGAAGAAATTGCCCTTGCATATCAGCAGCTCTTAGCAGATAATCCCGACTATCTTGAACAGGTCAAGGAGCTGCCAAGAAAGATGTACAGCGGTAAAATGGCGTCAACACGGAAGGGATACTTCTTCTGCTATGAACTGCCTACCAAGAGAGCTGACGGCTCATGGTCGGACGGCGATGGTATTTACCGTTGGTATGTTGTTGATCCGGAAAGCAAGCAGGTCACAGAAGATCTGCATGAGATATGGACTGCAATAAAATGTGAACGTGACGAGAGCAGAGCCTTTAACGCTAATGAGGGGCAGTTCTCCGAGATACGCAAGGTCATAGAAAACTACATCAAGAAGAATTATCTGAAAGCGATACAGGCACCTATGGGCAAAAAAGCCAAGTTGGTCACATGGCTTCAGATGATATAA
- a CDS encoding tyrosine-type recombinase/integrase: MEKTGITITKRKDGRYVGKFIAEYADNGKAQYHYVYGKTYEEAENKVMIGREITTRYLSGRYIKVGKVYREWLNAVVNRVKESTLANYRNKFEKHILLEFGDIPCADLTAGRINAFINKKLADGLSASYVRDIFTVFKTMLKYAQEEYGFRLSLKNVVLPKAERNQVEKISDAEQKKLVSYLKANMSLTAFGILLSLFMGLRIGELCGLKWEDVDFRNKILHIRRTVQRISSANGNRKTKIVISAPKSATSFREIAIPDMLMEYFEMFRDEADHFILSGTDKPVEPRTMQYRYKKILHTADVEDHNYHKLRHTFATNSAEKGFNVKALSAVLGHSSVPLTLNRYIHPDRTYERRLMNMCMQL, translated from the coding sequence ATGGAGAAAACAGGTATAACTATTACAAAGCGTAAAGATGGACGGTATGTCGGGAAGTTCATCGCTGAATACGCCGATAACGGCAAAGCGCAGTATCACTATGTCTACGGCAAGACCTATGAAGAAGCCGAAAACAAGGTGATGATAGGGCGAGAAATTACCACACGCTATCTTTCGGGCAGATATATCAAAGTCGGCAAGGTGTATCGGGAATGGCTGAATGCCGTGGTGAACCGTGTCAAGGAATCTACGCTTGCCAACTACCGGAACAAGTTTGAAAAGCACATTCTCCTCGAATTCGGAGATATACCCTGTGCCGACCTGACCGCAGGCAGGATAAACGCATTTATAAACAAAAAGCTCGCAGACGGATTATCTGCAAGCTATGTGAGGGATATATTTACTGTTTTCAAAACGATGCTGAAATATGCACAGGAGGAATATGGGTTCAGGCTTTCCCTGAAAAATGTCGTTCTTCCTAAAGCCGAAAGAAATCAGGTCGAGAAGATCAGCGATGCAGAGCAGAAAAAGCTCGTTTCATATCTGAAAGCCAATATGTCGCTGACTGCTTTCGGTATCCTGCTGTCGCTTTTTATGGGACTGCGTATCGGTGAGCTTTGCGGGCTGAAATGGGAAGATGTGGACTTTCGGAACAAGATACTGCATATCCGCAGGACTGTTCAGCGTATCAGTTCTGCCAACGGCAACAGGAAGACAAAGATCGTGATCTCAGCACCGAAGTCGGCAACATCGTTCAGAGAGATTGCTATCCCCGATATGCTCATGGAATATTTTGAAATGTTCCGTGATGAAGCCGATCATTTCATCTTATCGGGTACAGACAAGCCTGTTGAACCCCGCACAATGCAGTACCGCTACAAGAAGATACTGCATACTGCTGATGTGGAAGATCACAACTATCACAAGCTCCGCCACACATTTGCGACCAATTCCGCAGAGAAGGGATTCAACGTCAAAGCCCTGTCCGCCGTTCTCGGTCACAGCAGTGTCCCCCTGACACTTAACCGATATATCCACCCTGACCGCACCTATGAACGCAGGCTGATGAATATGTGTATGCAGTTGTAA
- a CDS encoding single-stranded DNA-binding protein, translating to MLNKIMMTGRITTDLDVVTVEDCSYCKFSIAVDQPKRNGIDTVETDTFTCLAFDDNAKSVSFLYSKGGQITFVGSLRKAPDNTAVIIVEELHFQNRFAVKVDVDSGQLF from the coding sequence ATGTTAAACAAGATCATGATGACAGGACGCATCACCACCGATTTGGACGTTGTAACTGTGGAGGATTGCAGCTACTGCAAATTCAGTATTGCTGTTGACCAGCCGAAACGAAATGGCATTGATACCGTTGAGACAGACACGTTTACCTGTCTTGCATTTGATGACAACGCTAAATCAGTAAGTTTTCTCTACTCAAAAGGTGGGCAGATAACCTTTGTAGGCTCGCTCAGGAAGGCTCCTGATAATACCGCAGTTATTATCGTAGAGGAACTACACTTCCAGAATAGATTTGCAGTCAAGGTAGACGTTGATTCAGGACAGCTTTTCTGA